The sequence TGCATAAGGGGCCCACTCGACAGCGGCCAGGGTGCCGGTCACGGCATACTGAACGGCGCTTCCTGCCCCTCGCTCCATGAGATTGGACAGACCTCTTGGCGCTATCCAGCGTGTGACACGGCTATTGCGCACGAACCCGTAGTCCTCACTCCAGCGCCTCAGCAGTGCAACCCAGTCGGGTATGGCCACTGCGCCCGCACTGTTCCGCGTCGCAAGGTCCTCGCTTTCAAGGAACTCGATCACCCGGTAGGTCGACCCAGTGGAGACGTCGGCGAAATCGACCAGTTGGCGAATCGTCCACGATCTGTCGTGGTCCAGCAGTGCGCGCACGACTTTTGCCGCAGGAGCGCCTTTCAAGGTTCCGCGTGGCCTGCCGGGGCCGCGCCACGGGTCACGCTCAGCCCCTCGGTCCGTGACGTACAGTCCGGGCCGAGATACGTTCAGATGTATGTTCCCGGTCGTGTCGATGTAGGACAAGCCTGAATCGGAGAGCTGCTTACGCACGGGCGGCGACAAGTACCTGGCGACGACAACCCCACGATTTCTGGAGGTCGTGAGCGTGAAGTCCTTCAGCTGCTCGTGCAGCGTAGCGATGTCACGTCTTTCCACCAGGCGCTTGGCTTCGACCACCAGCGTGACCGTGGTCCCGTCTGGTGCCGCCACCTCCCATAGCGCGTCGTGACGAGCATCGACGGTCTTGTCGCTGAGCGATCGGACGCTCCACCCAGTCGGCAACCGATCGGACAGCACCGCCATCCCGGCCTGTAGAACGGTGGTCTCGTTCTGGGGCGCCCACGGCACCTCCATCGGCCCTCCAGCTTTCTCGCGTTCAGGAAAAACCTTATCTCCGCCGACGGCGGAGAGTGGTCATTTCCTGAACAGCTGTTGCGTGGCGTCTCCAACGCGCGGCCACCGGGTGGCCCCGAATGGGAGCCGACCTATCTGTGGGTGTCCTCTGACGCCCCCGCTGTCCGCGTAAGTTGCTGCGCGAAGCGAAGTGCTACCAACCAGCAGTACTTCTTCAAGAACCCGGGCGGCTACTGCGGGATCGGGGGCACCGACGTCAAGTTGGGTGACCCGTTCGGATGGGGTGCCTGTCGGACGGGCCTGTTTCGACCGGGGAGTGGCTTCACGGATCTCGCCGTACGGCTCACGCTCAACTCCTGGGCGTGAGCCGTCCTGCTGTCCGGCCCCGGTTCGGTGGGCGGGAGGCGTGTGAGAAGCGGTCAGGTCGAGGGGGGTGCCATTGGGGGTGTACGGATACTTCAAGGACGACGGCGTGGGCGTCGTCGGCGTCGACGAGGTGTTCTTCCATGGCGGGGCCGGTGATGGCCAAATGGTGGCGGTGCAACCAGCCGAACAGGTCTTGCCCGGCGCGGACCACGTCTGTGGAGGGCGGGACGTACGCGCCAGTTGCCCGATCCGCCACATTCTGGCTCCTGTCCCCGTCATGTTGACTTTGCCCCTGCGGCAAGGGCCTACCGTCACCGTCCATGACCGGTTCGAACCCTCGGGCCCGGCTTACCGGTGTCCTGCTGTTGACCTCGTTGGCGGCCATGGTCGCCGGTGTGGCCATCGTGGTGCCATCGGGGTTGACCTTGAATTGGGCCGACGGCGGCGCTGGAACAGCTCGGGTACGCCCTCCACCTGCCGATCATGATCTGGTACGGGGCGCTGGGCTGGCGGTACCTGCGTAACCGGTGACCGGCGCCCGTGAATCCGGACGTCCTTCTGCCTGGGCAGCTCTGAGCGAGGCGCCGAGGGCGCCGCTGGAGGTTTCTGCGTGAGCCCGAAACGCGGCGATCGGGTTACGGCGCCACTGCCGGCCGACGAGTGGGACGTGCGGTTCGGTGCCGGCGACGCGGTCAGGGGAGACGTGCGGTTCGGTACCGGCGACGCGGTCAGGGGATAGGAAGAACCGTGCCGTCATGCCTTGGCCGATACGCGCCGATGTTTCGAGGTGCTGCGTGCTGATCCCCGTTCACGCTCAAGCCATGACCGCCGGCGTCGCCTACGCGGCGATCTCGCGCCGCATCGTCACAATGGCGAGGACCTGGAGCAGCGGGAATCCGAGGTCACCAGCGGCGGACGTGTCCGCTACGCCGCCGATGACGTCTCTCGCACTGTCCGGGGGGCCTACGCATCGCCCCGACACCCGAAGGACACCGGCTAGTCGGTGCCGGTGGGGAGGGAGAGGCCGGCGTAGACCTGGTTGAGGGCGGTGGGCAGCAGGGCTTGGGCCGTGGTTTTGCCGTCGGGCGACAGGGTCAGGTTCGTCCAGATGACGAGCGTGACCTCGTTGTCCGGGTCGTGGCCGATGAAGGAGTTGAAGCCGGGCAGTTCACCGCCGTGGTAGTACATCGAGGCGTTCGGGCCGAAGCGCTGGTAGGCGATGCCGTACCCGTATTTCTTCCCGCCGGGAGCGGCCGGGTCCTCGGCTTGCGGGCTGTGGAGCCATTGCTGCTGGAACGCGGGATTGAGGACCTTGCCCGTCACGAGAGCCCGGATCCAGGTGGCCAGGTCGTCGGCGGTGGAGATGACGCCTCCGGCGGCGGTGGCGTAGGAGGGGTTCTGGTGGGTGTAGTCCATCGGCCGGAGCTTTCCGGACCGGGCCGCCGCCTGCACGTCGGCGGGGTAGGGCCGGTCGACCAGCGCGTAGGCCGATCCGCCGTACATGTAGCCGTGTGAATAGGGGGTGGGGAGGGACAGGTCGTCGGCGGCGGGCAGCGAGGTCCCCGCCAGTCCGAGCGGGGCGAACAGCCGGTCCCGGAACTGCTGGGCCAGCGGGCGACCGCCCGCCTTCTCGGCGACGAGGCCCAGCAGCGCGTAGTCGGTGTTGCTGTACTCGTAGGACGCGTCGGGTGCGAAGTTCGGCGGGCGCCGGAACGCGATGTCCAGCATCGCCTGCGGCGTCACGGCCTTGCCCGGGTCGGCGTCCATGGTCGCCGCGAGTTCGGGTGCGTTGGTGTAGTTGTAGAGTCCGCTGCGCATTTTCAGCAGCTCGGCGATGGTGATGTGTTCGCCGTTGGGCACTCCGGGAACGTAGGCGGACACCGGGTCGCTCAGCCGGAGTCTGCCGTCCTGGGCGGAGAGCATGATCAGCGCCGAGGTCATGGTCTTGGTGTTGGAGGCGATCCGGAAGTGGTCGCCCGTGGTGGGCGGTCTGGCCGTCCCCAGCTCGGTTGTGCCGACGGTCGCCCGGAAGGTTCCCTGCGGGGTGCGGAGCAGGACCAACGCGCCGGGAACCATGAGCTTCTTCGCCGCACGCTCGACGGCGGACTGGAACACGGCCGGATCGATGGGCTTCAGCGCCGGCGGAGTGAGGCCGGAGGCGCTCGCCGTCGGCGCAGGTGTGGCCGACGCGTCGGAGAGGGCCGTGAGACTCGCCCCTGAGGGCAAGGTGCAGCTCGCGATCAGCAGGGCTGCACCCGGTGCCAGCAGAGCCATGCGGCGGGCGGTACGCGACGCCCCGAAACCGGCTCCCATCCGGCGCACACGGTGCGGCCCGTCGTCAGCTCGGGAATTCCTCATGCCGGCATCACAGCCCCCGCGCTCGGCGGTCCAGTACCGCGGCCAGGGTGATACGAAAAGTGATGCAGCACGACCGCAGAGGCTAAAACGACCGCAGAGGCTAAAAGGGAATAAGGGTCACAATTTTATCATCCTTCGACACGGCGGTCGGAAGCGTGGATCCGGTGGCTCAGACCGCGATGACGACCTTCCCCGGCACGTGCCCCTCTTCCGTGTATCTGATGGCGGCCGGGATCTCCTCGAACGGATAACAGCGGTCGATGACCGGAGTGACCCTGCCGTCCTCGATGAAATCGGTCAGCGTCATCAGGTTCTGTCTGTTCTTCACGCATCGGACCACGTCCGCGATGACCGTTCGCTGGGACACGAACAGCGACATCGCGAGGGCCGAGACCACGTGGCCAACGGGTTGTATCCATCGGCTGCCCGGCCCGCCGACGACGACGTAGGTCCCCTTGGGCGTCAGCACCCGCCGGCACGCCGGTCCCGAGCGGCTTCCCGCGATGTCCAGCAGCAGGTCGTAGCGCTGTCCATGCCGCGTGAAATCCTCTTTGGTGTAGTCAATGACCTCATCCGCGCCGATCGACCGGACCAGATCGACATTCCGTGCGCTGCAGACGCCGGTGACCTCCGCGCCGAACGCCTTGGCGATCTGCACGGCGAACGTGCCCACGCCTCCCGAGGCCCCGTTGATGAGAACTTTCTGTCCCGGCTGAATCCGTCCTCCGTCGCGCAGGCCCAGCAGGGCTGTGCCGGCCGCCATCGGCACCGCCGCCGCCTGCTCGAACGACAGGTTCTTCGGTTTGGGCGCCAGCTCGCTTTCCCGGACGCAGGCGTACTCGGCGAAGCCGCCCTGTTTGGGCATCGCGAACACCTCGTCGCCGGGGCGGAACTCCGTCACGTCCTTGCCGACCGCCTCGACCTGTCCCGCGATGTCGGCGCCCAAGATGTTGATCTTCGGCTTGCGTAGTCCGGGACCGCCGCCCATCAGCCGCGCGATGCGCGGCTCCCCTCTCATGAGGTGCCAGTCATAGGGCTGGACGGAGGTGGCGCGTACCCGGACCAGCACCTCGTCGTCGCCGGGCACGGGCTTGTCGATGTCGGTGAGATCCAACACGTCGGGTGAGCCGTACGAGCGCAGGACGAACGCCTTCATCACATTCTCCTCGTCCACCGCGGGTACGGGTGCAGCCGTGCCGCGGGTTCTGTCGGGGGCCGTCACACTCACAGATCGATGTCGTGGCCCGCGTCGATGAGGCGGAGGTATCGCCGACCGGATGGCGGCAAACGTGTCCCGAGCCACGAAATCAGCGTAGAAAGCCTGAGCAAAGGACTCATCAGCCGAAAGTACGCCTGATTGGTGGATGATCGGCCGGCTCGGATCAGGCCGTTCTACCGATGAGCCGCCGCCGTCTCAGCCGCCACGATCGGGTCATGACCGATGAGAGCCTGACAGGACACCCCCGGTCCCCGCGGTCGCCGCGGAGCGGCCGGCCGGCGGATGACCGGAACACGGCAGGAAGTTCCGCCGCAGCCTCCTCCACCAGGGCAGATTGGCTCGTGCCCGCCGCGCTGATCGTGCTCGGCGCCGTTCCCGTGATCGCCGGTGCCGTCCGCCTGACCGAGCTGACGGGCGGCGCGGAGATCACGCCGGAGAACGCACGGTTCTTCGCGGTGCCCCTGCCCGTGGTGCTGCACATCCTCAGCGCCGTCCTGTACGGCGTGCTGGGGGCCTTTCAGTTCGCCCCCGGGTTCCGCCGCCGGAGGCCCGGCTGGCACCGCGTCGCCGGGCGGGTCCTGGTCCCGTGCGGACTCGTCGTAGCGCTTTCGGGGCTGTGGATGACCCTGCTCTATCCTCGTCCGGCCGGTGACGGTGATCTCCTCGCCGGCTTCCGGCTCCTGTTCGGCTCGGCCATGGTCCTGTGCATCGTTCTCGGTTTCTCCGCGATCCGGCGGCGGGACATCGCCCGGCACCGCGCCTGGATGATCCGCGGTTATGCGATCGGCCTGGGTGCGGGTACCCAGGCGCTGACCCACCTGCCCTGGTTCCTGATTTTCGGCACACCTGGAGAGTTCCCCAGAGCGCTGCTCGTGGGCGCGGGCTGGGTGATCAACCTCGCCGTGGCCGAATGGATCATCCGTGGGCGATCGGCCGTCCGGCCCCGTACCCGCCTCAGTTCTTGACGCGGTTGGTCTCATAGGCCCACATGGCGATCTCGACGCGGTTGCGGGCACCGAGCTTGGCCATCAGGCTGGCGATGTGGGACTTGACGGTGCTGAGAGAGATGTAGAACTCGTCGGCGATCTCGCTGTTGGTCCGTCCGCGTGCCACGGTGGCCAGGATCTGTTCTTCCCGGTCCGTGAGCGTCTCGACGGGTTTCGCCGGCGGTGAGACGGGCCCGGAGCCGGCGAAGGCGCTGAGCAGCCGTGCGGTGATGCTCGGGGCTATGAGCGCGTCGCCGTTGGCGGCGGCGTGGATGGCCTGGGAGAGCATCTCGGCGCCGGCGTTCTTGAGCAGAAAACCCCGGGCGCCGGCTCGCAGGGCGGCGTAGACGTAGTCGTCGAGGTCGAAGGTGGTGATGACGACGACGGCGAGCGGGTCGGCGACGTTCGGTCCGGCCAGGGAGCGGGTGGCCTCGATGCCGTCAAGGCCGGGCATGCGGATGTCGAACAGGCACACGTCGGGGCGCAGGCGCCGCGCCAGCTCCACGGCTCGCCGTCCGTCGGCGGCTTCGCCGACGACCTCGATGCCAGGTTGGGCGTCGAGGATCATCACGAGCCCGGTGCGGGCGATCTCCTGGTCGTCGGCGACGATCACTCGGATGCTCATGTCGCCGCCCCGCTTCGGGGCAGTACGGCGGTCACGGTCCAGCCCCGGTCGGGGTTGGGGCCGGCTTCGCAGGTGCCGCCGAGCAGGTCGGCGCGTTCGATCATGCCGATGAGCCCGTATCCCGGCGGTGCGGCCGGGCGTATGGGGCTGCCGTCGCCGTCGTCGCTGACGCGCAGGTGCACCGATGTGTCGTCGGCGGTGACGCGGACCTCGATGCGGGTGGCGTGACGGGCGTGTCGCTGGGCGTTGGTGACCGACTCCTGGGCGAGGCGGTAGATCGCGGCCTCGACCGACGGGGGGAGGCTGTCGAGGTCGCCGGAGATCTCCACGTCGACAGCGGGGCCGGAGCGCCCTCGGCTCGCGAGCTGTTCGAGATCGGTGACGCGTCGGCCGGGCGCCAGGTCCGCGGGTTGGTCCCGGCGCAGGATGCGGACCATGGCGCGCATCTCGTCGAGGGCGCGTGCCGCCTCGACCTCGATCACGCGGAGCGCGTCGGTGGCCGCGTTCGGTCGCGACTCCGACGTGGCGAGGCCCGCCTGGGCGCGGATCGCCATCGCCGAGACGTGATGGGCGACGGTGTCGTGCAGGTCGCGGGCAAGCTGTTCGCGTTCGAGCAGCTTGATCTGGTCGAGCTCGCGCGTCCTCGCCCTGGCCCGGTAGCGGAGCGCTCCGCCCAGGGCGATGGCCGAGAACATGACGGCGAACGCGCCGACCATGTCGCCGGGGGTGAGGCGGCCGAAGAGCAGCGAGAGGGAGACCGCGACGATCATGATCGTCAAGCCGAGCGTGACCCCGCGTCCCGACCCCCACCGGAACAACGAGTACACCAGGATCAGCAGGTACGTCATCGTGTACGTCTCTGCGGAGTCGCCGCCCGTCAGCAGCGGGGCCAGGCTCGTGGTGGCGAAGGCGATCGCGACCATCGGCAGCGGCCTGGTCCGGCGCCACAGCAACGTGGGCACCAGGCCGACGGTGACGATCACCGAGACGGCCCGCCACGGAAGATCCGGCCGGAGAAGCCCTTCGAGCACCGCGACCGGCACGAGCACCCCCACGAGCACCCAGTCCCGCCATACCCGCGGCGGCGGGTTGGGGGGACTGGGCTCGTCCCACACGGAGCGAAGAAGGGAGGGCACGTGAACATGGTACGAGAGCCTGTGCCGCTCGGGGCGGCCCAGAAAACAGGGACGCACCCTCCGCCGACACGCAGGAAAGCCGGCGTGCGGGAAACGGGTCGTCTCCCGAGGCGCACCGCCATCAAGAGAGGTGAACATGCGTCGGCTGAGCCGCGACGACTGGGAGTCCTCTGTCGGCGCCCCCTTCCTGGAAACGGTCAGATCTCGGCCGCTTGTCCGACTCAAGATTGAAAAGAGGGAGAGCCGGTGAGGTGGGAGCAGGGGCGCGCTGTCCTTGAGGGCATGCTCGGCCGTGGCGAGATCGAAAAAGTGGCGGCGAGCCGTGCACAGGCAGGCGGCGAGCCGTGCACAGGCAGAGGAGTTGCTGTCTCAGGCCCGGAAACACATGGCGACGGCTCGCCTTGCGATGGAATCGGATCCGATCGGCGCGTACCAACTGCTCTCCGACGCGGCGCGCAAGGCACTGTGCGCCGTACTGGAGAACCAGGGCGACGAGCGGTTGCGGTACCGCGGCGAAAGTGATCATGGTGGGGGTGTTCCCCTCGTCGGGTGTTCTCGGGCCGGTTCGCAGGACGCCGGCGGCTCCGCCCGGCACTCCTTCGGAACCTCACCGTTCTCGACGGGCCAGACGATGCCCGTCGCCGCCGGCAGCCGGCCGCGCGCGCTGTCATGAGCACGCGGCGGCTGTCGGACCGGATCCGGGGCCCGGCCGGCGGCCCCGCCGGGACCGAAAACCTATTATCGTAAATAAAGGTCCGTTGATACAGTTGGGTGGTAATTCCCGTGGGGGGCTCGCCGCGTAATACGCGGGCTCCCGGTC comes from Streptosporangium roseum DSM 43021 and encodes:
- a CDS encoding serine hydrolase domain-containing protein; amino-acid sequence: MALLAPGAALLIASCTLPSGASLTALSDASATPAPTASASGLTPPALKPIDPAVFQSAVERAAKKLMVPGALVLLRTPQGTFRATVGTTELGTARPPTTGDHFRIASNTKTMTSALIMLSAQDGRLRLSDPVSAYVPGVPNGEHITIAELLKMRSGLYNYTNAPELAATMDADPGKAVTPQAMLDIAFRRPPNFAPDASYEYSNTDYALLGLVAEKAGGRPLAQQFRDRLFAPLGLAGTSLPAADDLSLPTPYSHGYMYGGSAYALVDRPYPADVQAAARSGKLRPMDYTHQNPSYATAAGGVISTADDLATWIRALVTGKVLNPAFQQQWLHSPQAEDPAAPGGKKYGYGIAYQRFGPNASMYYHGGELPGFNSFIGHDPDNEVTLVIWTNLTLSPDGKTTAQALLPTALNQVYAGLSLPTGTD
- a CDS encoding NAD(P)-dependent alcohol dehydrogenase, encoding MKAFVLRSYGSPDVLDLTDIDKPVPGDDEVLVRVRATSVQPYDWHLMRGEPRIARLMGGGPGLRKPKINILGADIAGQVEAVGKDVTEFRPGDEVFAMPKQGGFAEYACVRESELAPKPKNLSFEQAAAVPMAAGTALLGLRDGGRIQPGQKVLINGASGGVGTFAVQIAKAFGAEVTGVCSARNVDLVRSIGADEVIDYTKEDFTRHGQRYDLLLDIAGSRSGPACRRVLTPKGTYVVVGGPGSRWIQPVGHVVSALAMSLFVSQRTVIADVVRCVKNRQNLMTLTDFIEDGRVTPVIDRCYPFEEIPAAIRYTEEGHVPGKVVIAV
- a CDS encoding response regulator gives rise to the protein MSIRVIVADDQEIARTGLVMILDAQPGIEVVGEAADGRRAVELARRLRPDVCLFDIRMPGLDGIEATRSLAGPNVADPLAVVVITTFDLDDYVYAALRAGARGFLLKNAGAEMLSQAIHAAANGDALIAPSITARLLSAFAGSGPVSPPAKPVETLTDREEQILATVARGRTNSEIADEFYISLSTVKSHIASLMAKLGARNRVEIAMWAYETNRVKN
- a CDS encoding type IV toxin-antitoxin system AbiEi family antitoxin, with translation MEVPWAPQNETTVLQAGMAVLSDRLPTGWSVRSLSDKTVDARHDALWEVAAPDGTTVTLVVEAKRLVERRDIATLHEQLKDFTLTTSRNRGVVVARYLSPPVRKQLSDSGLSYIDTTGNIHLNVSRPGLYVTDRGAERDPWRGPGRPRGTLKGAPAAKVVRALLDHDRSWTIRQLVDFADVSTGSTYRVIEFLESEDLATRNSAGAVAIPDWVALLRRWSEDYGFVRNSRVTRWIAPRGLSNLMERGAGSAVQYAVTGTLAAVEWAPYAPARSAMIYTANAEQVAQLWDLRPADAGANVMLAEPQIDVVFTRTLQAASGLTIAAPAQVAVDLMTGPGRSPSEAEALIEWMTRNESSWRS
- a CDS encoding DUF2306 domain-containing protein, which translates into the protein MPAALIVLGAVPVIAGAVRLTELTGGAEITPENARFFAVPLPVVLHILSAVLYGVLGAFQFAPGFRRRRPGWHRVAGRVLVPCGLVVALSGLWMTLLYPRPAGDGDLLAGFRLLFGSAMVLCIVLGFSAIRRRDIARHRAWMIRGYAIGLGAGTQALTHLPWFLIFGTPGEFPRALLVGAGWVINLAVAEWIIRGRSAVRPRTRLSS
- a CDS encoding sensor histidine kinase → MPSLLRSVWDEPSPPNPPPRVWRDWVLVGVLVPVAVLEGLLRPDLPWRAVSVIVTVGLVPTLLWRRTRPLPMVAIAFATTSLAPLLTGGDSAETYTMTYLLILVYSLFRWGSGRGVTLGLTIMIVAVSLSLLFGRLTPGDMVGAFAVMFSAIALGGALRYRARARTRELDQIKLLEREQLARDLHDTVAHHVSAMAIRAQAGLATSESRPNAATDALRVIEVEAARALDEMRAMVRILRRDQPADLAPGRRVTDLEQLASRGRSGPAVDVEISGDLDSLPPSVEAAIYRLAQESVTNAQRHARHATRIEVRVTADDTSVHLRVSDDGDGSPIRPAAPPGYGLIGMIERADLLGGTCEAGPNPDRGWTVTAVLPRSGAAT